CGACGACACACCCCATGGCACATCGGGGCGCAACTGTCGCCGCAGGTCAGGTGCTGTCAATACACGCCGGCCGGGTTCCTGCGAGCAGGCGCCTGGCACAGGCGACTCGGTGTTTGGAAACGTCGCCATGTATCGGCACACGAGACCACCCTCCTTTGTGGACGCCGGCACAAAGGAGCCAGCCAGAACTGTTCGGAACAGTCAACCGCTGTTCCGAACATCCGTCGTCAGGCGGGGAAGGAGTAGGTCAGCTCGTAGGCGTCCGAGTCCAGGACCATGCGGTTCACCTCGACGCAGCGATCACCCGCGTGGGCGTAGCGAGTGATCTCCAGCACTCGCGAGCCGTCGACCGCGAGTTCGAGAGCGGCAGCCTCCTCCGGCAATGGGCTGCGGCCCACGATCCGCTCCGTGAAATGACTCGGGGCCAGTCCCTGTTCGGCCAGGCGAGCGTAGATGCCACCTGCTCCGGCGTCCGTGTGCTCGATCCGCGTTCCGCGCGTCAGCTCGGTCGGCAGGTAGGAGGTGGCCAGTTGCACCACCCTTTCCTCGACCACGAACCGTCGCGCCCGCGACAGGACCGGTGCACCGGGTGCGATACCCAGCGCACCAGCCACGAAGTCGGGTGCAGGGACGTCACCGATGACGACATCGACGGTCCGTGTCCGAGGACCGGTGTCGTGATCCTGGACCGATGCGCCCTGACGCCACCGGGCCTGGGCCAACCGGCCTGGCGAGCTGCGCACTATGCGTTCGAAGCGGCGGACATACGTGCCCGCACCGGGTCGGGACACCACAAGACCGTCCGTACGCAGGACATCCAGCGCACGGGTCGCGATGCTCGTGGCCACGCCATAACGCGCGGCGATCTCCCTCAATGAGGGCAGCTGGGCGCCTTCGGCGAGCTCACCGCTCAGGATGAGCTCCCGCAACCGATCCGCCACTCGCCGGTATGCCGGCTGCTCGCCCGCCATCGCGCAGGAGCACCCTCCGTCGTTCGGAACAGTCGCACTCTACGACACACCGATCCCGAACGATCTCTCTCCGAATCCGGCCGAACGTCGCGGCGCCCGGGTGGAGATCGCTGTTTCGTGTCGAAAGGTGAGGTCACAGCGCAGGTTCTGACACGAGACGCCGATCATCGACCGGCTCCACCGCCGACTCGGCCCCGCCGTCGGCGAGTACGCCCGCGAAGATCGCTGTCTCGTGTCGGGAAGTGGGCTCTGAGCTCACCTTTGGACACGAGACAGCGATCTTCGCGGCGAGCGGCGCCGGCGGCGGCGCGGGTTGTCGTACGGGACCGGTAGAACCGGATCGGCGCATGGGGGCCTGCGCCGAGCCGGGGGTCGGCCGTTGTCACGTGTCGCCGTGGGACGAGCCGGGAGGCCGCCATGCCCCGTCCGCCGCTGGGCAGACTGATCGCCGAGACCCGCCGGAGCCGGGGGTACAGCCAGACCCGGCTGGCCGCGCTGCTGTGCGCCGCCGCAGGCGCCGCGACCGTCACCCGGCACGAGGTGAGCCGCTGGGAGCGGGGCGAGCGGCTGCCCGGCGGGCAGTGGCTGGCCTGGCTGGCGCTCGTGCTCGACCTGCCGCCCGCCCTGCTCGCCGCCGGCGCCCGCCCCGCGCCCAGCCCGGCCCCGCTGGACGCCGTCGACCAGCTCTGCCGGCTGGCCGAGCGCTGGCTGCGCGAGAGCGCGGACCGCTCCCCGCCGCCCGGCGAGCCGGCCGCGCCCGGCTTCCGGCCCGGCCCGGCCGGGGACCGGTCCGCGCGGGACGGTTCGCCGGCGGAGGCGACCGGCTTGTTCGAGGCCGGGGCCGTCCGGCCTCTCCTCGCCGAGCTACGGCGCATGGACGACCTGGTGGGCGGGGCGGATCTGGCGCCGGTGGCGCACCGGCGGTGGCGGCAGGCCGCGTCCCGCCTGCGCCGGGCGCGGGGCGCGGACCGGCGGCGGTTGCTGCGACCCGCCGCCGAGCTGGCGCAGCTGGCCGGGTGGACGGCCGGCGACGCTGGGGACCAGGCCGCGGCGCTGCGGGCGTACCGTGCGGGCCTGCTGCTGGCCGCCGAGGCCGGTGACGCGGCCCTCGGCGCGCACCTGCTGGGCGGAGCGAGCCACCTGCTCGCCGAGGCGCGGCCCCGGGCGGCCTGGCAGCTGGCCCGGATCGGCGCGGCGGGGGCACGCCGCGGGGGAACGCCGGGCCTGCGCGCCCTGCTCGCGCACCGCGCGGCGCTGGCCGCGGCGAGGTGCGCGGACGGGAGCGCCGCCGCGCAGTCGCTGCTGGTCGCCCAGCGGCTCGGCGAGCGGCTCATCCCGGCGGCCGAGCCGTCCTGGCTGTACTGGCTGGATCAGGCCGAGCTGGCCGCGATGACGGGCCGCTGCCTGGTGCTGCTGGACCGGCCGCTGCGGGCGCTGCCGCTGCTGGACGGCGCGGCGGCCCGGTGGCGCGGCCAGCCGCGCACGGCGGCCGTGTACGCGGGATGGCGGGCGCGGGCGCTGCTCGGCATCGGGGAGGTGGAGCAGGCGTGCGCGGCCGGCGGGGACGCGGCGATCGAGGCGGTGCGCTCGGGCTCGGTGCGGGCGGCGGAGCAGACCCGCGAGCTGTCGGCGCGGCTGGCCCGGCGCCGGCACATCCCGGCGGTACATGACCTGAGTGAGCTGATCAGGCAGCTCATGTCATACCTCCCGGGGTCATCGACGGCAGGTGGCGTGAACTAAGTTCGTGCTATGACCATTCACCCGGTGGACCGTGCCGCGCTGCGCCCGCGGGTCGAGAAGGCGCTCGCCGTCTTCCTCGCCGACCGCCGGGAGCACATGGCGGACATCGACACCGGCCTCGCGCCGATGGCCGACGCGGTGGAGTCGTTCGTGCTGGGCGGCGGCAAGCGGCTGCGCCCCGCGTTCGCGTACTGGGGTTACCGGGGCGCGGGCGGGGAGGACCGCGACGAGGTGGTGACCGCGCTCGCGTCGCTGGAGCTGGTGCAGGCCAGCGCGCTGATGCACGACGACCTGATGGACGCCTCCGACACCCGGCGCGGCGAGCCCGCCGTGCACCGCAGGTTCGCCATGCTGCACGACCGGGCGGGCTGGCAGGGCGGCGCGGACGGGTTCGGCGCCGCGGCGGCGATCCTGCTCGGCGACCTGTGCCTGGTCTGGTCCGACGAGCTGCTGCACGCCAGCGGGCTGGACCCGGTGACGGTCGCCCGGGCGCGGCCGGTGTTCGACCTGATGCGCACCGAGGTCATGATCGGGCAGTACCTGGACGTGCTGACCCAGGCGTCTGCGGACACCTCGGTGCAGCGCGCCTCGCAGGTGGCGCGGTTCAAGTCGGCGAAGTACACCGTCGAGCATCCGCTGCTGCTGGGCGCCGCGCTGGCGGACGCCCCGGCCGAGCTGAGCGCGGCGTACTCGGCGTTCGGCCTGCCGCTGGGCGAGGCCTTCCAGCTGCGCGACGACGTGCTCGGCGTGTTCGGCGACCCGGCCGCGACCGGCAAGCCGGCCGGGGACGATCTGCGCGAGGGCAAGCGGACGTACCTGATCGCGATGGCGCTGACCCATGCCGCTCCGGCCGACCGGGACACCCTCGCGGCCG
The Catellatospora sp. IY07-71 DNA segment above includes these coding regions:
- a CDS encoding polyprenyl synthetase family protein, with the translated sequence MTIHPVDRAALRPRVEKALAVFLADRREHMADIDTGLAPMADAVESFVLGGGKRLRPAFAYWGYRGAGGEDRDEVVTALASLELVQASALMHDDLMDASDTRRGEPAVHRRFAMLHDRAGWQGGADGFGAAAAILLGDLCLVWSDELLHASGLDPVTVARARPVFDLMRTEVMIGQYLDVLTQASADTSVQRASQVARFKSAKYTVEHPLLLGAALADAPAELSAAYSAFGLPLGEAFQLRDDVLGVFGDPAATGKPAGDDLREGKRTYLIAMALTHAAPADRDTLAAALGRADLDEGGVAQLRRIITESGALARTESYIAELTTAALTALDAAPVEPEPADMLRELADAAVRRAA
- a CDS encoding GntR family transcriptional regulator; protein product: MAGEQPAYRRVADRLRELILSGELAEGAQLPSLREIAARYGVATSIATRALDVLRTDGLVVSRPGAGTYVRRFERIVRSSPGRLAQARWRQGASVQDHDTGPRTRTVDVVIGDVPAPDFVAGALGIAPGAPVLSRARRFVVEERVVQLATSYLPTELTRGTRIEHTDAGAGGIYARLAEQGLAPSHFTERIVGRSPLPEEAAALELAVDGSRVLEITRYAHAGDRCVEVNRMVLDSDAYELTYSFPA
- a CDS encoding helix-turn-helix domain-containing protein, coding for MPRPPLGRLIAETRRSRGYSQTRLAALLCAAAGAATVTRHEVSRWERGERLPGGQWLAWLALVLDLPPALLAAGARPAPSPAPLDAVDQLCRLAERWLRESADRSPPPGEPAAPGFRPGPAGDRSARDGSPAEATGLFEAGAVRPLLAELRRMDDLVGGADLAPVAHRRWRQAASRLRRARGADRRRLLRPAAELAQLAGWTAGDAGDQAAALRAYRAGLLLAAEAGDAALGAHLLGGASHLLAEARPRAAWQLARIGAAGARRGGTPGLRALLAHRAALAAARCADGSAAAQSLLVAQRLGERLIPAAEPSWLYWLDQAELAAMTGRCLVLLDRPLRALPLLDGAAARWRGQPRTAAVYAGWRARALLGIGEVEQACAAGGDAAIEAVRSGSVRAAEQTRELSARLARRRHIPAVHDLSELIRQLMSYLPGSSTAGGVN